A stretch of Bordetella genomosp. 13 DNA encodes these proteins:
- a CDS encoding TRAP transporter permease: MQIDHEKTQRLAETYDSEIRFRPLNKAATWIVSLLLVALSLFHYYTAGFGLLREATHRGVHLAFVLSLIFLVFGFSKAHYRREPRSTWYAPGGVPLYDWLIAVVLALSVLYIPYIFEDLAYRVGNPMPMDVAMGTVLIIGLLEGTRRAMGWPLPIIALIFMAYAAFGPAFPGLLKHAGNNWPQIVNHMYLTSQGVYGVAVGVVATYVFHFVLFGVLATRIGLGQLFLDTASAVAGRYAGGPAKVSVFGSAMFGMLSGSSVANAVTVGSLTIPAMIRVGYPRHFAGGVEAAASTGGQITPPIMGAAAFLMIEFLGIPYQQIAIAGIFPAALYFFGMFMQVHFEAKREGLRGLTPEEMPRLKESFRKRWPTLLPLVLLIGVLASGRTPYLAAFAGITGCVLVGLLNPAQRLRWRDLYEAFETGAKYALAVGAAAGTVGLIIGVVTLTGVGFKISYIVISAAQWMAAGAGALIPDALASAQSLTLMAALLMTGLVCILMGCGVPTTANYLIMVAVAAPTLVQLGVQPIAAHFFVFYFGILADITPPVALAAYAAAGMAGSDPFRTGNTAFRLGITKLLVPFVFVFSPSLLISVQGFTWYDFWVTLLGCMVGLVLLSAALSRYMLVGMKAWERWLCTIGALLTIAPGLTSGLVGLAVAAPALINQVLQSRTPRGAAPA; the protein is encoded by the coding sequence ATGCAGATCGACCACGAAAAGACTCAGCGGCTCGCGGAGACTTACGACTCGGAAATCCGCTTTCGCCCACTGAACAAGGCGGCCACGTGGATCGTGTCGCTCCTGCTGGTGGCGCTGTCGCTGTTCCACTACTACACCGCCGGCTTCGGCCTGCTGCGCGAGGCTACGCATCGCGGCGTGCACCTGGCCTTCGTGCTGTCCCTCATCTTTCTGGTGTTCGGCTTCAGCAAGGCCCACTACCGGCGCGAGCCGCGCTCGACCTGGTACGCGCCGGGCGGCGTGCCGTTGTACGACTGGCTCATCGCCGTCGTGCTGGCGCTCAGCGTGCTGTACATCCCCTACATTTTCGAAGACCTGGCGTACCGGGTAGGCAACCCCATGCCCATGGACGTGGCCATGGGCACGGTGCTCATCATCGGGCTGCTCGAAGGGACGCGCCGCGCCATGGGCTGGCCGCTGCCGATCATTGCCCTGATCTTCATGGCATACGCCGCCTTCGGCCCGGCGTTCCCGGGTCTGCTGAAGCACGCCGGCAACAACTGGCCGCAGATCGTCAACCACATGTACCTGACCAGCCAGGGCGTCTATGGCGTGGCGGTGGGCGTTGTGGCCACCTACGTGTTCCATTTCGTGCTGTTCGGCGTGCTGGCCACGCGCATCGGACTGGGGCAGCTGTTCCTGGACACCGCCTCGGCCGTGGCTGGCCGATACGCCGGCGGCCCGGCCAAGGTTTCGGTATTCGGCTCGGCCATGTTCGGCATGCTGTCGGGCTCGTCGGTGGCCAACGCGGTCACGGTGGGCTCGCTCACCATACCCGCCATGATCCGGGTGGGCTATCCGCGCCATTTCGCCGGCGGCGTCGAGGCGGCCGCCAGCACGGGCGGCCAGATCACGCCGCCCATCATGGGCGCGGCGGCGTTCCTGATGATCGAGTTCCTGGGTATCCCTTACCAACAGATCGCCATTGCGGGCATCTTCCCCGCCGCGCTGTACTTCTTCGGCATGTTCATGCAGGTGCATTTCGAGGCCAAGCGCGAGGGGCTCCGGGGTCTGACCCCCGAAGAAATGCCACGCCTGAAGGAGTCCTTCCGCAAGCGCTGGCCGACATTGCTGCCCCTGGTGCTGCTGATCGGCGTGCTGGCCAGCGGCCGCACGCCCTATCTGGCGGCCTTCGCGGGCATCACCGGTTGCGTCCTCGTGGGGCTGCTGAATCCGGCGCAGCGCCTGCGATGGCGCGACCTGTACGAGGCCTTTGAAACCGGCGCCAAGTATGCGCTGGCCGTCGGGGCGGCGGCCGGCACGGTGGGCCTGATCATCGGCGTGGTCACCCTCACCGGCGTGGGCTTCAAGATCTCGTACATCGTGATCTCGGCGGCCCAGTGGATGGCGGCGGGCGCCGGCGCGCTGATCCCCGACGCGTTGGCCAGCGCGCAGTCGCTGACGCTGATGGCGGCGCTGCTCATGACCGGGCTGGTATGCATTCTGATGGGCTGCGGCGTGCCCACCACCGCCAACTATCTCATCATGGTGGCGGTGGCGGCGCCCACGCTGGTGCAGCTGGGAGTGCAGCCCATCGCGGCCCACTTCTTCGTGTTCTATTTCGGCATCCTGGCGGACATCACGCCACCGGTGGCGCTGGCCGCCTATGCCGCGGCGGGCATGGCGGGCAGCGATCCCTTCAGGACAGGCAACACGGCGTTCCGGCTGGGCATTACCAAGCTGCTGGTGCCATTCGTCTTCGTGTTCTCGCCGTCCCTGCTCATCTCGGTGCAGGGATTCACGTGGTACGACTTCTGGGTGACCCTGCTGGGCTGCATGGTGGGATTGGTGCTGCTGTCGGCGGCGCTGTCCCGCTACATGCTGGTCGGCATGAAGGCGTGGGAACGATGGCTGTGCACGATAGGAGCGCTGCTGACGATCGCCCCGGGGCTGACCAGCGGACTGGTGGGACTGGCCGTGGCGGCCCCCGCGCTGATCAATCAGGTGTTGCAATCGCGCACGCCCAGGGGCGCGGCCCCGGCCTGA